Proteins from a single region of Rhodospirillales bacterium:
- a CDS encoding GGDEF domain-containing protein: MIHFSTNVESADQAYAFLAQADVACAVAEARSILVQIYVSTPDLNWIALLVEAVRSAAPGAIIAGATSAGEICEGRVSVGSTIISLSAFSSTVLRSALLRPSPMQTYDAPAADEILGGHYHDAKALLALAPSVSSECTRSLARLIAQFPHAQIMGGYVGTNRANDTALVFLGDDIVTQGVVVVALCGEELQVVCRPYLGWKALGPSMAITQISDFVVETINDQPAADVYRHYLGLDPFRDLHLLEFPLLVERDGRIIARNPVSTAGTDGLKMIADLYVGEHVRLGYADVDAIIEDTRGGVAKLAEFAPEAIFLFSCVCRRFALQQDVLLETMPYQAIAPTVGFFTFGEYFSEDGHLQVLNSTMVVVGLREGNAPAAGRQPGDGRDPLDHLGDDPYRVRHIRATSRLFQFIGALTSQLEEANRKLRTQADCDPLTGVLNRRVFDETLTAEVSRSARYNRDLALVLIDLDHFKRVNDVYGHVAGDHVLIGIASTIADLTRRSDVFCRYGGEEFALLLPETGLAGAHMIAERIRVAIERLELFDGDIALPAITASIGIACQPHHGQDAKSILIAADSALYRAKAQGRNRICAADGVPVVKPLPQPPKGRFSPV, from the coding sequence ATGATTCATTTTTCGACAAACGTGGAATCAGCAGACCAAGCCTACGCGTTTCTAGCGCAGGCAGACGTTGCGTGTGCCGTCGCAGAAGCTCGATCAATCCTCGTTCAGATCTACGTCAGCACTCCCGACTTGAATTGGATTGCTCTTCTCGTCGAAGCAGTTCGGTCGGCCGCCCCCGGGGCGATCATTGCCGGCGCGACATCCGCCGGCGAGATCTGTGAGGGTCGTGTCTCCGTCGGCTCAACCATCATTTCGCTTTCGGCATTTTCATCGACGGTATTGCGCTCAGCGCTACTCCGTCCTTCGCCGATGCAGACTTACGACGCCCCTGCCGCTGACGAGATTCTCGGCGGTCATTATCATGACGCCAAGGCCTTGCTGGCCCTGGCGCCGTCTGTGAGTTCCGAATGCACACGTTCGCTCGCGCGGCTGATAGCACAATTTCCGCACGCTCAAATCATGGGCGGTTATGTGGGAACTAACCGGGCGAACGATACGGCGCTGGTCTTCCTCGGCGATGACATCGTCACTCAAGGCGTCGTCGTCGTCGCCCTCTGCGGGGAAGAGTTACAAGTCGTCTGCCGTCCCTACCTCGGCTGGAAGGCACTTGGGCCAAGCATGGCCATCACGCAAATCAGCGATTTCGTCGTCGAGACCATAAACGATCAGCCTGCCGCCGACGTGTACCGCCATTATCTCGGTCTTGATCCTTTTCGCGATCTGCACCTGTTGGAATTTCCTCTCCTGGTCGAGCGCGACGGCCGCATCATTGCCCGCAACCCGGTGTCCACAGCCGGAACCGATGGCCTGAAAATGATCGCCGATCTCTATGTGGGCGAACACGTAAGGCTCGGGTACGCCGACGTGGATGCGATCATCGAGGACACCCGCGGCGGTGTCGCCAAACTCGCCGAGTTCGCACCGGAGGCGATCTTCCTTTTTTCGTGCGTCTGTCGGCGATTTGCGCTCCAGCAGGACGTGCTACTCGAAACGATGCCCTACCAGGCAATCGCGCCCACGGTTGGCTTTTTCACGTTCGGCGAGTACTTCAGCGAAGATGGTCACCTGCAGGTGCTCAATTCAACGATGGTTGTGGTCGGCTTGCGGGAAGGGAATGCGCCAGCCGCTGGACGACAGCCGGGCGATGGCCGTGACCCGCTCGACCACCTCGGCGATGACCCCTATCGTGTCCGCCACATTCGCGCGACCAGCCGGCTGTTCCAATTTATCGGCGCATTGACGAGCCAACTGGAAGAAGCGAACCGGAAGCTGAGGACCCAGGCCGACTGCGATCCCTTGACCGGCGTGCTCAACCGCAGGGTGTTCGACGAGACCTTGACCGCGGAGGTCTCCCGCTCCGCGCGTTACAATCGCGACCTTGCCCTCGTGCTCATCGATCTTGATCATTTCAAGCGCGTGAATGACGTATACGGGCACGTTGCCGGCGATCACGTGCTCATCGGGATAGCCTCAACGATCGCGGATCTGACCCGCCGAAGCGACGTGTTCTGTCGCTACGGCGGAGAGGAGTTCGCGCTTCTGCTTCCGGAAACCGGACTCGCCGGCGCGCACATGATCGCCGAGCGCATCCGCGTGGCGATCGAACGTCTTGAACTTTTCGACGGCGACATAGCCCTGCCTGCGATCACCGCATCGATTGGGATTGCCTGTCAACCGCACCACGGCCAGGATGCCAAGTCGATTCTGATTGCGGCCGACTCCGCACTTTATCGCGCTAAAGCGCAGGGGCGTAACCGCATCTGCGCGGCTGATGGCGTGCCCGTGGTTAAGCCCTTGCCGCAGCCGCCTAAAGGTCGCTTTTCGCCCGTTTGA
- a CDS encoding DUF2795 domain-containing protein codes for MTTEGHLPASLSDFVTGVAFPATPKELLAQARENGAHQGIIEVLQKLPDRHYDSVADLRSTFSLVE; via the coding sequence ATGACGACCGAGGGTCATCTGCCGGCCAGCCTGAGTGATTTCGTAACCGGCGTGGCGTTTCCGGCAACGCCCAAGGAACTTCTCGCCCAGGCGCGCGAAAACGGCGCTCATCAGGGCATCATCGAGGTGCTGCAAAAACTGCCGGATCGGCACTACGACAGTGTCGCCGATCTTCGGTCAACCTTCAGTTTGGTCGAATAA
- a CDS encoding AsmA family protein → MTAGRLLGAGVATGLAVVVTAIGSVFAAVALCLMIYDKADLIHLAERLTSAAVGRDVRIAGDADIDVGWVSRLHLSDVSVANAAWAKPADMVELASLDIALDVRSLLTGHLVFPAISLERPRLFLEKNADGAANWDVSRGAKAAAGAAAPEQRSEIPIVRALKVAGAQLRYRDATTDKSIALDLDNLTISEAPADRSVEIAAKGRYQSQPLRLTFKGGAWSRLRSSDEAYPVDVALVVGDLNAKIKGTLTDPVAMKDLDLSFDVKGDDLANLFPLLGIALPPSPPYAMAGHIDHQGTNWQFSSLAGRMGDSDLRGSAGINLGGERMKLTADITSERLALKDLAPVIGARAGGEKGQQADANAAGARTDGKILPNKEIDLSRLNAMDAEIAFVARQLDAPDLPVTGLDAKVSLEDGVLRIHPAVLDVAGGKVRTFLSLYGSRKPVEVDLDTALSQINLKALMHGHDFAEQSSGTLGGRVELHATGASVAALLGSASGHTFVVMSGGKISHLLVELAGLDIAESLGVLIEGDKAIPIRCLVADFTAQDGLFTTNTMLVDTTDTNIGGSGTIDMRNERLDLTLYPLSKDFSPLSIRAPITIDGAISSPTVFPDPAGIGVDTTIKKIINGILTPVLGLLPPIDAGVGENSDCAGLIKRAKSDL, encoded by the coding sequence GTGACAGCAGGTCGTCTTCTCGGTGCCGGCGTGGCCACGGGCCTCGCCGTGGTGGTAACGGCGATCGGCTCCGTTTTCGCCGCGGTCGCCCTTTGCCTTATGATCTACGATAAGGCGGACCTCATTCATCTCGCCGAGCGCTTGACCAGCGCCGCCGTTGGTCGCGACGTCCGCATTGCCGGCGACGCGGATATCGATGTGGGCTGGGTGAGCCGCCTGCACCTTTCGGACGTGAGCGTAGCCAACGCCGCATGGGCAAAGCCGGCGGACATGGTCGAGCTTGCCAGCCTTGATATCGCACTCGATGTCCGTAGCCTGTTGACCGGTCATCTGGTCTTTCCAGCGATTTCGCTCGAACGGCCACGCCTGTTTCTCGAGAAGAATGCCGATGGAGCGGCGAACTGGGACGTTTCGCGCGGCGCGAAAGCTGCGGCGGGTGCCGCAGCGCCTGAACAGCGCAGTGAAATCCCGATCGTGCGGGCGTTGAAGGTTGCGGGGGCGCAGCTTCGCTATCGGGATGCGACGACGGACAAGTCCATCGCCCTCGACCTTGACAACTTGACCATTTCTGAGGCGCCTGCCGATCGGTCCGTGGAGATCGCGGCGAAGGGCCGCTATCAGTCGCAACCGTTGCGTCTGACCTTCAAGGGCGGGGCTTGGTCTCGTCTTCGCTCGTCCGATGAAGCTTATCCTGTTGACGTTGCTCTTGTCGTCGGCGACCTGAACGCAAAAATCAAGGGCACGCTCACCGATCCGGTTGCGATGAAGGATCTTGACCTGTCTTTCGACGTCAAGGGTGACGATCTGGCGAACCTGTTTCCTTTGTTGGGAATAGCCTTGCCACCGAGCCCGCCCTACGCGATGGCGGGACACATCGATCATCAAGGCACCAACTGGCAATTCTCCAGCCTCGCCGGCCGGATGGGGGACAGCGATCTTCGTGGATCGGCCGGCATTAATCTCGGGGGTGAGCGGATGAAGCTGACCGCCGACATCACATCCGAACGCCTGGCGCTGAAGGATCTCGCCCCGGTCATCGGTGCCCGCGCGGGCGGCGAGAAGGGCCAGCAGGCTGATGCCAACGCCGCCGGCGCGCGGACTGACGGAAAAATCCTGCCGAACAAGGAGATCGATCTCAGCAGGTTGAACGCGATGGACGCCGAGATCGCCTTCGTCGCCCGGCAGCTCGACGCACCTGACCTGCCGGTCACCGGCCTCGACGCCAAGGTGTCGCTCGAAGACGGTGTCCTGCGCATCCACCCCGCCGTCCTCGACGTCGCCGGCGGCAAGGTCCGGACCTTTCTTTCGCTCTACGGCTCACGCAAGCCGGTTGAGGTCGATCTCGATACGGCACTCTCGCAAATCAATCTGAAGGCGCTGATGCACGGTCACGATTTCGCCGAACAGAGCTCCGGGACCCTTGGCGGGCGGGTTGAGCTGCACGCCACCGGTGCCTCGGTCGCCGCATTGCTGGGATCAGCGTCCGGGCACACGTTCGTCGTCATGTCAGGTGGCAAGATCAGCCACCTCCTGGTCGAGCTCGCCGGGCTTGATATTGCCGAGTCGCTGGGGGTTCTGATCGAGGGTGACAAGGCGATCCCGATCCGGTGTCTCGTCGCTGATTTCACCGCGCAGGACGGGCTGTTTACGACGAATACGATGCTCGTCGATACCACGGACACGAACATCGGCGGCAGCGGGACCATCGATATGCGCAACGAACGCCTCGACTTGACGCTTTATCCGCTGTCGAAGGATTTCAGTCCATTGAGTATTCGCGCGCCGATCACGATCGATGGCGCCATTTCCAGTCCGACGGTGTTTCCGGATCCTGCCGGAATCGGCGTCGATACGACGATTAAAAAGATAATCAATGGCATTCTGACCCCCGTGCTGGGGCTGCTTCCGCCCATCGATGCCGGAGTGGGCGAGAACAGCGACTGCGCCGGACTGATCAAACGGGCGAAAAGCGACCTTTAG
- a CDS encoding glycogen debranching enzyme family protein, whose amino-acid sequence MNEPMRIIDWRTRADAYERRAPEWLVANGLGGYACGTITGLVTRRFDGLLIAAHPVPLGRLVMLTLFAEHVRLDDGRLVGLGAGQVTTEDEEVDHGTLCQFRLDLGLPVWRYDLNGIILERSLTLLHGQNTAICDWRLIEGAEMIDLELRPFLSFRGHDTRVTDGVARTYHLTAVGDRYEISADSALPTLHLLLRSEGATLTLDHGARQEVYYATEADRGYDCRGSVWSPGHFSVQLRRDHTISLTASTEPWSTITALRSGEAVTDERARRQALIAQADASLREEPASELILAADTFVIAPPRAEAMALDDIDAPPRTVIAGYHWFTDWGRDTMISLEGLTLLTGRHTEARGILQTFANHIRDGLIPNLFPEREGTGLYNTADATLWFFHALDRYVELTGDRDTLAELLPRLIDIVHHHQRGTHFGIGVDHHDGLLRQGADGYQLTWMDAKVGDWVVTPRRGKAVEINALWYNALRTLAVWVEEFQYRNTDIPNLTEMADFARSSFNQRFWYADGGYLFDVIDGENGDDSSCRPNQVFAIALRFPILDENRWEAVMTVVEQRLLTPVGLRSLSADHPDYKPKYHGDLRSRDAAYHQGTVWAWLIGPFIDAWMKVHPGRRDEARRFLDGFKSHLDEACVGSISEVFDAEPPFTPRGCIAQAWSVAEFLRAWRNTAT is encoded by the coding sequence ATGAATGAGCCGATGCGAATTATCGACTGGCGAACGCGCGCTGATGCATATGAAAGACGCGCGCCGGAATGGCTCGTCGCCAATGGACTGGGCGGCTATGCCTGCGGAACGATAACTGGCCTCGTCACCCGCCGGTTCGACGGACTGCTGATTGCCGCGCATCCCGTACCGCTGGGGCGTCTGGTGATGCTGACGCTCTTCGCCGAGCACGTACGCCTCGACGATGGTCGCCTTGTCGGCCTCGGTGCCGGCCAAGTGACAACGGAGGACGAGGAGGTCGATCACGGGACCCTGTGCCAGTTCCGCCTTGACCTTGGTCTGCCGGTCTGGCGATACGACCTCAATGGGATCATTCTCGAGCGAAGCTTGACCCTGTTGCACGGCCAGAACACGGCGATCTGCGATTGGCGGCTGATTGAAGGCGCCGAGATGATCGATCTGGAGCTGCGACCGTTCCTGTCCTTTCGTGGCCATGATACCCGCGTCACCGACGGCGTCGCGCGGACCTATCATTTGACGGCGGTCGGCGACCGCTACGAGATCTCCGCCGATAGCGCCTTGCCGACCCTGCACCTGCTGCTGCGGAGCGAAGGGGCGACGTTGACGCTCGACCACGGCGCGAGGCAGGAGGTGTACTATGCGACCGAAGCCGATCGCGGCTACGATTGCCGCGGCTCGGTTTGGAGCCCTGGGCACTTTTCGGTGCAGCTCCGGCGCGATCACACGATCTCGTTGACCGCCTCGACAGAGCCGTGGTCAACGATCACGGCGCTGCGCTCCGGCGAAGCGGTGACGGATGAACGCGCGCGCCGGCAGGCCTTGATCGCCCAGGCGGACGCATCGTTGCGCGAGGAACCGGCGAGTGAGTTGATCCTTGCCGCCGATACGTTCGTGATCGCTCCGCCGCGCGCTGAGGCCATGGCACTCGACGACATCGACGCGCCACCGCGCACGGTCATCGCCGGGTATCACTGGTTCACCGACTGGGGCCGCGATACGATGATCAGCCTTGAGGGTCTGACGTTGCTGACGGGCCGACATACGGAAGCCCGCGGCATTCTGCAGACCTTCGCCAACCATATTCGCGATGGCCTCATCCCCAATCTGTTTCCTGAACGCGAGGGAACGGGCCTTTACAACACCGCCGACGCGACGCTGTGGTTCTTTCATGCGCTCGATCGCTACGTCGAGCTCACCGGCGATCGAGACACGCTGGCAGAGTTGCTGCCGCGGCTGATCGATATCGTCCATCATCACCAGCGCGGAACGCATTTCGGCATAGGCGTCGATCACCATGACGGGCTGCTGCGCCAAGGGGCCGACGGCTATCAGCTTACCTGGATGGATGCGAAGGTCGGCGATTGGGTCGTCACCCCGCGCCGGGGTAAAGCGGTCGAAATTAACGCGTTGTGGTACAACGCTCTGCGCACGCTGGCCGTCTGGGTCGAAGAGTTTCAGTACCGAAACACGGACATACCGAACCTCACCGAAATGGCAGACTTTGCGCGATCCTCGTTCAATCAGCGCTTCTGGTACGCCGACGGCGGCTATCTTTTCGACGTCATCGACGGCGAGAACGGTGACGATTCGAGCTGCCGGCCCAACCAGGTGTTCGCCATCGCGCTCCGCTTCCCCATTCTCGACGAGAACCGATGGGAAGCGGTCATGACCGTGGTGGAGCAGCGGTTGCTGACGCCGGTCGGCCTGCGTTCATTGTCCGCCGATCATCCGGACTACAAGCCAAAATACCATGGCGATCTGCGATCGCGGGACGCGGCCTATCACCAGGGCACGGTATGGGCTTGGCTGATCGGCCCGTTCATCGATGCCTGGATGAAAGTCCATCCTGGCCGGCGCGACGAGGCCCGGCGATTTCTCGACGGTTTCAAATCGCATCTCGACGAAGCGTGTGTCGGTTCGATCAGCGAAGTTTTCGATGCCGAACCCCCGTTCACGCCACGGGGCTGCATTGCTCAGGCCTGGAGCGTCGCCGAATTTCTCCGCGCCTGGCGCAATACCGCAACCTGA
- the treZ gene encoding malto-oligosyltrehalose trehalohydrolase: MSPFSSLVEPQTGVAPIERTPLASNTPSAAASGTAHHRLPIGAEVLGDGCAFRVWAPSASFVEVVIAETIETLTAYALTAEANGYHSGIVPSARAGTLYWFRLDGDDELLADPASRFQPEGPLGPSQIVDPHTFNWTDGAWTGPDRNGIVVYELHIGTFTREGTWQAAIEHIASLAELGITMIEVMPVADFAGTFGWGYDGVNLFAPTHLYGGPDDFRAFVDAAHRHNVSVVLDVVYNHFGPVGNFVSRFSADYFSNKHDTDWGTAINFDGEHSGPVREFYVANAEHWIAEYHLDGLRLDATQNIYDFDEQHEHILAAVTRQARKVAPGRAIFVVGENEPQNVRLLRPPSEGGYGLDALWNDDLHHSAMVALTGRSEAYYTDYRGSPQEFVSAAKHGFLYQGQRYAWQKQPRGTPTFGIAHRCFVTFIQNHDQIANSGLGQRIQQLANPGRLRAFTSFILLAPGTPMLFMGQEFAASAPFLYFADHDPGLADAVHNGRKEFLQQFPSLATPEMQQALPHPDDRQTFERSKLDHSERDSHGEVYALHRDLLKLRRDHGAFGSGSPQPCDGAVLGAAAFVLRFFTADGDDRLLLVNLGADLHLDPAPEPLLAPPVGCTWSLAWSSEDPRYGGLGTPAIYSEDNWKMPGNCAVVMQPTPISSDLQSTATDLQSIANDSQSAETIQAASKG; the protein is encoded by the coding sequence ATGAGTCCTTTTTCTTCCCTGGTCGAGCCCCAAACCGGCGTCGCGCCGATCGAGCGCACGCCGCTCGCGTCAAACACGCCATCGGCTGCCGCATCCGGCACTGCACATCACCGTTTGCCAATCGGCGCCGAAGTCCTTGGCGATGGGTGCGCGTTTCGCGTATGGGCACCTTCGGCAAGCTTCGTTGAGGTCGTCATCGCCGAGACGATCGAAACGCTCACCGCCTACGCGCTGACCGCCGAAGCCAACGGCTACCACTCGGGTATCGTGCCGTCCGCTCGCGCTGGAACCCTGTACTGGTTTCGGCTCGACGGCGACGATGAGCTCCTTGCCGATCCTGCCTCACGTTTCCAGCCGGAAGGTCCATTGGGTCCGTCGCAAATTGTCGATCCGCATACCTTCAACTGGACGGACGGGGCATGGACGGGGCCAGACCGAAACGGCATCGTCGTTTATGAACTGCACATCGGCACCTTCACCCGGGAAGGCACCTGGCAGGCAGCGATCGAGCACATTGCGAGCCTTGCCGAGCTCGGAATCACCATGATCGAGGTCATGCCCGTCGCCGATTTCGCCGGCACGTTCGGCTGGGGCTACGATGGTGTCAACCTATTCGCCCCCACGCATTTGTATGGCGGCCCGGATGACTTCCGGGCATTCGTCGACGCCGCCCATCGGCACAACGTCAGCGTTGTTCTTGATGTCGTCTACAATCACTTCGGCCCCGTCGGCAACTTCGTTTCCCGCTTCTCCGCCGACTACTTTTCCAACAAACATGACACGGACTGGGGAACGGCGATCAATTTCGACGGCGAGCACTCGGGCCCCGTACGCGAGTTTTATGTGGCTAACGCCGAACATTGGATCGCTGAATATCACCTTGACGGCCTGCGGCTCGACGCGACGCAAAATATCTATGACTTCGACGAACAGCACGAGCATATCCTCGCGGCGGTGACCCGCCAGGCACGAAAGGTCGCGCCCGGGCGAGCAATCTTCGTCGTCGGTGAAAATGAACCACAGAACGTGCGATTGCTGCGTCCGCCGTCAGAAGGCGGATATGGGCTTGATGCGTTGTGGAATGATGACCTCCATCATTCCGCCATGGTCGCATTGACCGGCCGGAGCGAGGCCTATTACACCGACTACCGGGGATCGCCCCAGGAGTTCGTTTCAGCTGCCAAGCATGGGTTCCTTTATCAGGGCCAACGCTACGCGTGGCAGAAGCAACCGCGCGGCACACCGACGTTCGGCATCGCTCATCGGTGTTTCGTCACCTTTATTCAAAATCACGACCAGATCGCCAACTCCGGTCTAGGACAGCGCATCCAGCAATTGGCCAATCCTGGCCGCCTGCGGGCGTTCACCTCCTTTATTCTGCTCGCGCCGGGAACGCCGATGCTGTTCATGGGTCAGGAATTCGCCGCATCGGCACCGTTCCTTTATTTCGCCGATCACGATCCGGGCCTGGCGGACGCGGTGCACAACGGTCGCAAGGAATTCCTCCAGCAGTTCCCGAGCCTGGCGACGCCGGAAATGCAGCAGGCACTGCCCCACCCGGACGACCGGCAGACTTTCGAGCGATCCAAGCTCGATCACTCGGAGCGTGACAGCCACGGCGAGGTGTACGCGCTGCACCGCGACCTGCTGAAATTGCGCCGCGACCACGGCGCCTTCGGGTCAGGAAGCCCGCAGCCGTGCGATGGCGCGGTGCTGGGTGCTGCGGCCTTCGTCCTGCGGTTCTTCACCGCCGACGGCGATGATCGATTGTTGCTGGTCAATCTCGGCGCCGATCTGCATTTAGATCCGGCGCCTGAGCCGTTGCTGGCCCCCCCGGTCGGATGCACCTGGTCGCTCGCCTGGTCGAGTGAGGATCCCCGCTATGGAGGCCTTGGTACGCCTGCGATCTACTCCGAAGACAACTGGAAAATGCCGGGAAACTGCGCCGTCGTGATGCAGCCGACGCCAATTTCGAGCGACTTACAGTCGACGGCAACCGACTTACAGTCGATAGCAAACGACTCGCAATCGGCAGAAACAATCCAGGCGGCCAGCAAAGGCTAG